In the genome of Fusarium graminearum PH-1 chromosome 2, whole genome shotgun sequence, the window TTTTCCCCCTCTACGAATCTGCTGGGTGGATGGACCGACCCCTGCTGAGAGTCTGAACCTTTACGTGGTGCAGGGGATTAACGgaatggtggtggtggccACTGTTCCCGACTAATACAGACTCGTGGAGAGAATTTATTTTTCtcactcttcttcttctcttttttggTCTTCTTACGAAGAATGAGAATCAGACGAAGATGTagatatggatatggatacAGTGACACTTGAGATAATGATTAATATTTCCAGTTGTGAAGCAGTCCAGATTTAATATTAATGTTAATGATAATGATATAAAAACAACTTGCTTGGGACTCAACGTGAAGTGAAGCCTATACTGGCTGGCACGCAGCATTCGACAGATGTACTCTATTGCATTGAAGTGATGTCTACCATGTCAAACCTTGTTACTAGTCTAGTCTCTATTCAAAAGTCTACTCCGAATTggtctcctcctcggcatcgACTGAGAGCATGAAGACACGGTGCTTTTCCTTTCCAtcgcctttcttctcttcctttgtcttgtcttcctccttctccttcttgtcgtccttgGTAAGGTCGACAACGCCATCCTCGAGCTTGCCGATTCTCTTGACAGCAttaccatcaccatccaagTCGACAACCACATCGATAATATCGAGGCTTCCGTCCTCAGTGTACTTCCACATCTGCTTGATTTCTCCACGGACCAGACCTGTCAGCCACAGCGAACCCAACACGCCAGGAACAAGATACAGGAGTGCAGGCTGGCCGCGCTTGAACACCAAAAGCATAGCCAAGGTAACACACATTCCGAGAAGATAGCCAGCGACTGAAGCATAGAAATAGGTCTTGCGGAAACGTGTGGCCGCCAGGTCTTGGGGCACCTGCTTAGAtccaaagaggaagaaagctCCGCGAGTCCAAAGGTTGTCTCCCCAGTTACCCTTGACGTTGACAtacttggccttgacttccttgtGTTTCGTCTCGCTTCTAGTGACAAAAGCTCCTGAGGATGGGTCCTTCTCAATGAGCTTCAAGTCGGTGCTTTCgtacttgatcttgctctCGTAATGGAGCCAGAGGTCGAATCGGAGGGCTAGAGCCATAACCATGCCTGGAATGACGATATCACCCAGACCAAGAATACTCTTGCGCTCCGCAGCCTGGAAAGTGAGCTTGATGGGCACATCCAGCTTGGTTGCGACTGTGACCATATATGGGCTAGTAACGGTTAGCGATGGGCTCGGTACAAGGGGTTACGTAGTCAACTTACGTGTAAAATACCATTATAATATCGTAAAAGAACAGACCGACAAGAATCAGGGTGCTAGTCAAAAAGTCCGTTGGGGAGATCAGAAGCAGTGAGCCGTAGCACATGGCGTAGCCGAGTGTGTTGGCCAACAGAGGCGATGTAGTGTAAGAGTAGATGAGCGCGGTAGCCaaagccatgaccaaggaCACCACATGAGCAAACTTGATTCTACCTTGCTCTTTGCCCATGCCATggatgaagagcttgacGGCCCAATGTCTAGTGAGAAGACCGCGCAACTCCCATCCTGACTGGCGAATTTTGTCTGAGAACGCCAGACAGGAAAAAGGTCCGGGGAAAGGGTTGTCTGTTGTCGAAACATTTGTCGTCGGGTTGCCTGCATCGTCACAGACGTGGACAGATCTATTCGTCTGGTCCACTGCCCTTAGACGTCCATCTCGTCCCCGCCAGTATCGTGGGAACACTAAGCTCGTAACCACTTCGATTCCATGAGAATAGATAGACACCAAGCTAGCAATCGACATGGTAGACATGTACCATCTCAGAATTTTGTTGAGAATGTCGGGGTCCTTTAGCCACTGGATGAGGTAGTACAAGCCAACGAGGACAACACCGGCCATGAGGGGAAAGATGATGGCATCTGATGGCTCCAATCCCTGAGAAAAAcgctcctcgtcttcctcttcacctaaattcttcttctttgcaggTGCCGCGGAGGGAGGTCGACGAAGAGCAGCGTGGGCGCCGAGATAGATGATGCCGATGGCGCTGAGAACAAGTCTGATCTCAAGCATGAGAAAgctttgatcttggaggTATGAGAAAGCTGATAGCCAGCTCTCTCCAGATCCTATGGTAGAGTTCAAGGCATCAAAAGACCCCTCGAGAGTCGCCGTATCTGTAGCGTTTTCGGCCATTTTTGCGCTTGGCTTGCAAGtaggttgttggtgctgcAAGAGAGCAACGTGTTCTGAGTCTGGACAAAGTTGTAGGTATCCGCAGAGACTATATCATTTCAGCGATGACGAACGCAATAATatatgttttttttttgtaaTTCGTTTGGCTCCGCAATTAATATGCAGCGAAAAAAACAGAGAGAATTGATTCCTTCAAATACAAAGCAAAAAGGAATTATCTAGACGTGCAGTTTGTGCTACTGAATGACGCTGGCTGAAAGAACTTAGACCTGCAATGAGATGCGCTACCGATCAGGGACCTTAGTCCCCTGCAAATATCCATTTTCAGTGACCAATCCCTAGCCAGAGTCGCTAAAGCCACCAGGAACAACGTCAGAAAATGCGACAGCCTTGTCCTCATACCCCTCCATCATAAACAAATATTCCCATCCTTTCACCTTACTTtgatacaacaacaagcaatcaTGACAACAAATATCGTGCTAGAAACAACAATGGTATGTCCTTCATCCTCCAATTATAGACGCGACACTAACTAACTAACTATAGGGTTCGCTCATTCTTGAGCTGTACACTACGCACGCCCCAAAGACCTGCAACAATTTTACCACCCTTGTCCGTCGCGGCTACtacgacaacaccatcttccaCCGCATCATTCCCAACTTTATGGTCCAGGGCGGCGATCCCACGGGAACCGGTCGCGGAGGAAGCTCCATCTTTGGCGAGAAGTTTGAGGACGAGATCGATCCGGGCCTGAAGCACACGGGCGCCGGCATCTTGAGCATGGCCAACGCGGGCCCAAACACGAACGGGTCGCAATTCTTTGTCACGCTTGCGCCTACACCTTGGCTCGACGGCAAGCATACTATCTTTGGCAGGGTAAAGTCTGGCATGGGCACCATCAAGAGGATGGGTCTGGTCAAGACTGGATCTGAAGATAGACCAgttgaggaagtcaagattgtcaaggcGCGTGTtgtggaagaggaagagcaaaTCTAGTTGAAAATTCGAAAAAGAGGAGTCTGGGATTAGATAAATTCTTTGCATGGGTACATGGCGTTCGGGAGCAACTGACAAGATATCTTACATGTCACACAAGCAAGCACATGTCACGTTCAAGATGACGCACATATTCTGAAAGTATCAATTGTTATACTTGGTACGCCAATAACGCCCCGGTCCCTTTTCCGTGGATGCTGTAAATATCCGGTCCCGGTCATCCTAGCCAACCACTCCGCCGTGCCAAtgcaatgttgttgagaataaTACAAATGAATAATAAAGAACCTCGATAAGCAAGTGTCTCCTTGGTCGCGTAACGGATTGCCTGCTTCTATGTATCCAACCATAACTGTATGCTGATCGGTGTGGTCATGAGAGCGTTGGAAATGCAGCCTTTATGTGACGCCATTGTAGCCGTACTGCACCTTACAGGATACGATTAAGCTCAAACCTGTTGAGCGAAGGCTTACTGTGGTGGAGATGAAAGGGTGTCAGAAGATTCAGACTCCCCGGTAGCTTCCCTGATGAGATTGGATTTTGGCTTGGGTGAGCCCAGCTGAGgcttgttcatcttgagcttcttgacaggaCTGATGCCCTTGGACACAGCCTTTTTGGGGGCCACTTCGACCGAGTCGCCATTAGTGTAGTCAGCTTTTTGCTCTTGACTTAAAGATGAAAGGCCCTTAGGTTTATCTTTCTTGAAGCTCGGCTTCGTCTTCAGTATCACCTTTTTGGTAACCGAGGATGTAggcttgatcttcttcttcttgtgacTGTTCTCAGaatcctcctcgtcatcactgGCGTCGCGCTTCTTTGGGCTGGTGGCGCGAGAACCCGGCGCGGGTGTCGCCTTTTGCGATGATGGAGGCGTAGGGTCGTTCTGAGATCCGCCGTTGCTCAACTTCTGCGCCGCAGCTCTGCTAGCATTGCGCCCACTATTGCCAATACACGAGCCCATGTGGTTATTGAGTCGAGTAACGAGAATACAGCGCTTGCACTTGCTGCAAGTGGCGGAGGGGAAGGAGAGCACGTTGGGCGGTCGTTGTTCCGGGGTGGGAGAGTCGGtgttgttcttctccatatccttcttcttcttgcctcgGCCAGGACCTGGTCCAACCCAACTCTGCCCGTAGATGTCGCATCCGGGCTTGTCGATGTATGGATGTTTTTTGCAATAGATTATGCTAGGgtcgggcttcttggcgcCTTTTCCGTCGGTGGGATACAGGAGTCGAGGCAGGTGGCATCGGGGGCAGAGGATCTCGGCGGTGGTCTTGAGAGGATTGCCCTTGAGCAACACTTTTCCGTCCTCGTAGATAGCAGCGTCCGTCTCTATCCGCACATCAGGTTTACTATCGAGTGTGTTGGCATCGGACGCGTCGGAAGCTAGTTTCTCGATTCGAATCGCAGCGGTAGTAGCTCTGGCAGTCTTCTCCTCGCGGTGCGTCTTCATCAAGAGATCGCTCAGAACGTTGTAAAGCACATCGTCTAATACAGCATGTGCCTATGCAGAGTCAATTAGCGATTAGTTGAGAGATAAAaatgttgatggatgatgagcGAAAAGCTAGATGCGA includes:
- a CDS encoding peptidyl-prolyl cis-trans isomerase ppi1: MTTNIVLETTMGSLILELYTTHAPKTCNNFTTLVRRGYYDNTIFHRIIPNFMVQGGDPTGTGRGGSSIFGEKFEDEIDPGLKHTGAGILSMANAGPNTNGSQFFVTLAPTPWLDGKHTIFGRVKSGMGTIKRMGLVKTGSEDRPVEEVKIVKARVVEEEEQI